From a single Terriglobales bacterium genomic region:
- a CDS encoding YihY/virulence factor BrkB family protein produces MASVVEGSGTAKPSPPGRGVAPVRGAVSPVTGKPVVIHRSWMHAVLYGLRRQAWPLLTYLAQTDVHTFAFSVACNAILSFFPFVVLMLTVSRRVFHSQAMVDVIINLLRDYVPTGQDFVIRNVKALANARSNVQVFSLFILLFTSTGVFLPLEVALNRVWDFRKNRSYLGNQVMALGLAFCSGCLALLSIAATATNQVWLRYLFLGDVNLFSRTVGYVVMKVCAVIASIAIFFLIYWLLPNGKVPARAVMPAAVIAGLLLELAKYAYVLSLPRLNFQEIYGPFSISVTLIFWAFLAGLILLTGARLSAVGRIAENQ; encoded by the coding sequence ATGGCTTCAGTAGTCGAAGGTTCGGGCACCGCCAAACCTTCTCCACCAGGAAGAGGCGTTGCCCCAGTGCGCGGTGCAGTGAGCCCGGTTACGGGCAAGCCGGTGGTGATCCATCGCTCCTGGATGCATGCCGTGCTGTACGGCTTGCGGCGGCAAGCCTGGCCGCTGCTAACCTATCTTGCCCAAACCGATGTGCACACGTTCGCATTTTCCGTCGCCTGCAACGCCATACTTTCCTTTTTCCCGTTTGTCGTACTGATGCTGACCGTCAGCCGCAGGGTGTTTCACTCGCAGGCGATGGTGGACGTGATCATTAACCTGCTGCGAGATTACGTGCCTACCGGCCAGGATTTTGTGATCCGCAACGTAAAGGCACTGGCGAATGCGCGAAGCAACGTGCAGGTGTTTTCGCTGTTCATCCTGCTGTTCACCTCCACTGGAGTTTTTCTGCCATTGGAAGTGGCGCTGAACCGGGTATGGGATTTTCGCAAGAACCGATCCTACCTGGGAAATCAGGTAATGGCGCTCGGGCTCGCCTTTTGTTCCGGCTGCCTGGCGCTGCTCTCCATCGCCGCCACCGCTACCAACCAGGTCTGGCTGCGCTATCTGTTTCTTGGTGACGTCAATCTGTTCTCGCGCACCGTGGGCTACGTAGTCATGAAAGTGTGCGCGGTGATCGCCAGCATTGCGATTTTCTTCCTTATCTATTGGCTGCTGCCTAACGGAAAAGTCCCGGCTCGCGCGGTTATGCCCGCGGCCGTAATTGCCGGTTTGCTGCTGGAACTGGCGAAATACGCTTACGTCCTCTCGCTGCCCCGGCTCAACTTCCAGGAGATCTATGGCCCCTTCTCGATTTCCGTGACGCTGATTTTCTGGGCTTTTCTGGCGGGGTTGATTCTGCTGACCGGAGCCCGGCTGTCAGCAGTGGGCAGGATCGCGGAAAACCAGTAG
- a CDS encoding IPT/TIG domain-containing protein, whose amino-acid sequence MKPCGGWGISSASEGCALGSRWRLGAGFLLLLLFFLFFPDFLEAGGPANVAGVSWFQPGVAGTPILWTGETVTYYTDRGDLSAYLKEADADALVAYAFSKWTAIPTVALTATRGGQLDEDVNGSNVINNSGQIIVPADVQSNSNKPLAIIYDRDGSVTNALLGAGAGAPEMCTSNSVYGGVDRFTTDAHVGHALVVINGNCAGGSSAIAPLHYKLVRVLGQILGLGWSQLNDNVGAGSPPPRADDYAGFPLMHPMGWFWICDQGFSCNANADEPHQDDLAALSRLYPVTTANIASLPAGKTLFHENTARIHGVVRFPPWNGAPGQGMEGVNVVARRVDPATGLPSRKYAASSVSGFLYRGNVGNPVTGFLTANGDRLDRFGSNDLALEGFYDLSGLELPDGASTANFQLTVEAINPLYTDSVAVGPYTTVGVSPSGSTIPISVTVNRGGDVQQDIIMQGSANQPQDDHQPHTFAQPYPAPASGDWTGIISPYGDVHYYSILGHPNYSFTLLITALDEQGAPTTAKLLPVLGVWPPGSDEGSAPAAWENYFNTTKTGTSKIEAEFLGEGNYKIGIADYRGDGRPDFHYQARLLYGESVTPARASTAGGTVVSIHGIGFAANTVLKIAGVNAKIVSVAADQIVAEAPSASDGAQTIELQDPATGAIADMNGALLYGAAGGKLILVSGSNPQVPVGTQAPNPIRVRVTEQDGVTPISGAQVLFVGAAGALSFVECGLASCLMTTDANGETAVHVIVKAVGASIITASLTGGNSVSTTVNGIASSLDISLPAPTAWVAKDAGATLTLSAVVVSNGNPASGKTVDFAVMVGSASLAAASAVTGADGTASTQVTVSQLASDVIISACVGPNDAPCRNFTVHPVAVSALQLQKVSGDGQTILLGDNFLPVAVQVTDTSSPPNPVAGTVVKFRVDVQRMDDGREPRTLGELIVRRHPKISILASTDAVASADANGIATYTASYPQQHGRVKALVRATVGSGVQDFTLYAIWAGVSGGSAQAVVRADRRADRE is encoded by the coding sequence ATGAAGCCATGTGGTGGGTGGGGGATTTCATCCGCGAGTGAGGGCTGCGCTCTAGGGAGCCGCTGGCGCCTGGGCGCAGGGTTTCTGTTACTGCTTCTCTTCTTCTTGTTCTTCCCCGACTTTCTTGAAGCCGGCGGGCCCGCAAATGTAGCGGGCGTGAGCTGGTTCCAGCCGGGCGTGGCAGGGACTCCGATCCTCTGGACAGGAGAAACCGTTACTTACTACACCGATCGCGGCGATTTGAGCGCATATCTCAAGGAGGCTGATGCCGACGCGCTGGTCGCCTATGCGTTTTCCAAGTGGACAGCGATTCCAACGGTGGCTTTAACAGCGACTCGTGGCGGCCAGTTGGATGAGGACGTTAACGGCTCGAATGTGATCAACAACAGCGGTCAGATCATCGTGCCGGCCGACGTTCAGTCGAATTCGAACAAACCGTTGGCCATCATCTATGACCGCGATGGAAGTGTCACCAATGCGCTGCTGGGCGCAGGTGCCGGCGCGCCAGAAATGTGCACGTCGAATTCGGTTTATGGCGGTGTGGATCGTTTCACCACTGACGCACATGTCGGCCATGCCCTGGTGGTGATCAACGGAAACTGCGCTGGAGGCTCATCTGCAATCGCGCCGCTGCACTACAAACTGGTGCGCGTGCTGGGGCAGATCCTGGGGCTGGGCTGGTCGCAGCTAAACGACAATGTGGGGGCAGGAAGCCCTCCACCGCGAGCCGACGACTATGCCGGCTTTCCCCTGATGCACCCCATGGGCTGGTTCTGGATTTGCGATCAGGGGTTCAGCTGCAATGCCAACGCCGATGAGCCCCACCAGGATGATCTCGCAGCGCTATCGCGTCTCTATCCCGTAACCACGGCCAACATCGCGAGCCTCCCAGCGGGAAAAACACTGTTTCATGAGAACACCGCTCGCATTCATGGCGTGGTTCGCTTTCCGCCGTGGAACGGCGCTCCCGGCCAAGGGATGGAAGGCGTGAATGTGGTGGCGCGCAGGGTCGATCCCGCGACCGGACTGCCTTCGCGTAAATATGCGGCTTCGTCGGTCTCCGGATTTCTTTATCGCGGTAACGTGGGAAATCCGGTGACCGGATTTCTGACTGCCAACGGCGACCGACTGGACCGCTTCGGTTCGAACGACCTCGCGCTCGAGGGATTTTACGATCTCTCCGGCCTGGAATTGCCCGATGGCGCGAGCACCGCGAATTTTCAGCTCACGGTGGAAGCGATCAATCCTCTATACACGGACAGTGTGGCGGTGGGGCCTTACACCACCGTTGGCGTCTCCCCATCGGGTTCCACGATTCCCATCAGCGTAACCGTCAACCGCGGCGGCGATGTGCAGCAAGACATCATCATGCAGGGCTCGGCAAACCAGCCTCAGGATGATCATCAACCGCATACCTTCGCGCAGCCATATCCAGCGCCCGCCAGTGGAGACTGGACCGGGATCATCTCTCCTTATGGAGACGTGCACTATTACTCGATCCTCGGACATCCCAATTACTCCTTCACGCTGCTGATCACGGCTCTCGATGAGCAAGGAGCGCCAACGACCGCGAAATTGCTTCCCGTGCTGGGAGTGTGGCCGCCGGGCAGCGACGAGGGTTCGGCACCCGCAGCCTGGGAGAACTACTTCAACACGACGAAGACCGGCACCTCGAAAATCGAGGCTGAATTCCTGGGTGAGGGTAACTACAAAATCGGGATTGCCGACTATCGCGGGGATGGCCGTCCGGACTTTCACTACCAGGCCCGGCTGCTATATGGCGAGAGCGTGACGCCGGCGCGGGCCAGTACTGCCGGCGGGACAGTGGTGTCGATTCACGGCATTGGATTCGCTGCCAATACAGTCCTGAAAATCGCGGGCGTGAACGCGAAAATCGTGAGCGTGGCCGCGGACCAAATCGTCGCCGAAGCGCCCTCTGCCTCTGATGGCGCGCAGACGATCGAGTTGCAGGATCCGGCTACGGGCGCGATCGCGGATATGAATGGTGCGCTGCTTTATGGTGCGGCAGGTGGCAAGCTCATCCTCGTATCGGGATCGAATCCCCAGGTTCCGGTGGGAACGCAGGCGCCGAATCCCATTCGGGTGCGCGTGACCGAGCAGGATGGGGTAACGCCGATTTCTGGGGCGCAAGTCCTGTTTGTGGGAGCGGCCGGGGCCTTGAGTTTCGTCGAGTGCGGCCTGGCTTCGTGCCTGATGACGACCGACGCGAATGGCGAAACCGCGGTGCACGTGATCGTCAAGGCGGTAGGAGCTTCGATCATTACGGCATCACTGACCGGGGGAAACTCGGTCTCCACGACGGTAAATGGCATCGCGTCGAGCCTGGATATTTCCCTTCCCGCGCCGACGGCCTGGGTAGCAAAGGATGCGGGCGCCACGCTCACCCTGTCGGCGGTCGTGGTTTCCAATGGCAACCCGGCAAGCGGAAAGACAGTGGACTTTGCCGTGATGGTGGGATCGGCCTCGCTTGCCGCCGCCAGTGCGGTGACTGGAGCTGATGGAACTGCAAGCACGCAGGTCACCGTCAGTCAATTGGCCAGTGATGTGATCATCAGTGCCTGTGTTGGACCCAACGACGCTCCCTGTCGCAATTTCACAGTTCATCCCGTTGCCGTCTCGGCGCTGCAACTCCAGAAAGTGAGTGGCGACGGGCAGACCATCCTGCTGGGAGACAACTTTCTGCCAGTCGCCGTACAGGTCACCGACACATCGTCTCCCCCCAATCCAGTCGCAGGAACGGTGGTGAAGTTCCGCGTCGATGTGCAACGAATGGATGACGGGCGCGAACCTCGTACCCTCGGCGAACTGATCGTGCGGCGTCACCCCAAGATCTCAATTTTGGCCAGCACGGACGCGGTTGCAAGCGCCGATGCCAACGGCATCGCAACCTACACGGCATCTTATCCGCAGCAGCATGGAAGGGTGAAGGCGCTGGTGCGTGCCACAGTAGGCAGCGGAGTTCAGGACTTCACGCTGTACGCGATCTGGGCGGGTGTATCGGGGGGCAGTGCTCAAGCCGTAGTGCGCGCGGATAGAAGAGCGGATCGGGAGTAG
- a CDS encoding superoxide dismutase, which translates to MALEVPPLPYAYNALEPYIDEQTMHLHHDKHHQAYVDNANAAIAKHADLGKKSAEDILKNINSIPEDVRTALRNNAGGHLNHSMFWKIMKPQGGDNPTGKIADVIKDLGGFDAFKEKFNDAGVKRFGSGWAWLVVKGGKYDIISTANQDSPLMDGAYPIMGNDVWEHAYYLKYQNRRAEYLKAWWNVVNWDEINKRLEAAPR; encoded by the coding sequence ATGGCACTGGAAGTTCCCCCCCTGCCTTATGCCTACAACGCGCTCGAACCCTACATAGACGAACAAACCATGCACCTGCACCACGACAAGCACCACCAGGCTTACGTCGACAACGCCAACGCGGCGATCGCCAAGCATGCTGACCTCGGGAAGAAGTCGGCGGAGGACATCCTGAAGAACATCAACAGCATTCCCGAGGATGTGCGTACGGCTCTGCGTAACAATGCCGGTGGTCACCTGAACCACAGCATGTTCTGGAAGATCATGAAGCCGCAGGGCGGCGACAATCCCACCGGCAAAATCGCTGACGTGATCAAAGATCTCGGCGGCTTCGACGCTTTCAAGGAGAAGTTCAACGATGCCGGCGTAAAGCGCTTTGGCAGCGGCTGGGCGTGGCTGGTGGTGAAGGGCGGCAAGTACGACATTATCAGCACCGCGAACCAGGACAGCCCGCTGATGGATGGCGCCTATCCCATCATGGGCAATGATGTCTGGGAACACGCCTACTATCTGAAATACCAGAACCGCCGCGCAGAGTATCTGAAGGCGTGGTGGAACGTGGTGAACTGGGACGAGATCAACAAGCGACTGGAAGCAGCGCCGCGTTAG
- the moaA gene encoding GTP 3',8-cyclase MoaA has product MERLYDKFGRQITDLRIAITDRCNYKCVYCRTGNNGAQFSELPFSDYFRIAHVLVSLGIEKVRITGGEPLLRKGVVDFIRDLSQLRSLDGNRLDLAITTNGHLLAEMAAPLKDAGLGRVTVSMDAVDPEKFARITRVPHSYHAVLAGVRAAQRAGLDPVKVNCVLLRGFNEDQIVPFAKFARDEGVILRFIEFMPLEEDRVWSPEVVVGLDEIVATLASFRPIREIPHGRSETARRYVFDDGAGEIGIIAPVTHPFCGHCSRIRLTSDGKIRTCLFSVFEHDVVQLIRRGASDGDLRAFLQRVVMKKEERHHIGEPDFVPASRTMVHIGG; this is encoded by the coding sequence GTGGAACGCCTCTACGACAAATTCGGGCGCCAGATTACCGATCTGCGAATCGCCATCACCGATCGCTGTAATTACAAGTGTGTTTATTGCCGTACCGGCAATAATGGCGCGCAATTTTCCGAGCTCCCGTTCTCCGATTATTTCCGCATCGCTCATGTCCTGGTCAGCCTGGGGATCGAGAAGGTCCGTATTACCGGTGGCGAGCCGCTGCTGCGGAAAGGCGTAGTGGACTTCATCCGTGATCTGTCCCAGCTGCGATCGCTGGACGGAAACCGGCTCGACCTGGCCATCACCACCAACGGGCACCTTTTGGCAGAAATGGCTGCACCGCTGAAAGATGCAGGCCTCGGCCGCGTCACCGTCAGCATGGACGCCGTCGATCCCGAGAAGTTCGCCCGCATCACCCGCGTGCCCCACAGCTACCATGCGGTGCTTGCGGGAGTCCGCGCAGCGCAGCGCGCGGGGCTGGATCCGGTGAAGGTGAATTGCGTGCTCCTGCGCGGCTTCAACGAAGACCAGATCGTTCCCTTCGCCAAGTTCGCGCGCGACGAAGGCGTGATCCTGCGCTTCATTGAGTTCATGCCCCTGGAGGAAGACCGGGTTTGGTCTCCCGAGGTCGTGGTTGGGCTGGACGAGATCGTGGCGACGCTCGCGAGCTTTCGTCCTATCCGCGAAATTCCGCACGGCAGAAGCGAAACTGCCCGGCGCTATGTATTCGACGACGGCGCCGGCGAGATTGGAATCATCGCTCCTGTGACCCATCCCTTCTGCGGCCATTGCAGCCGCATCCGCCTGACTTCCGACGGCAAGATTCGCACCTGTTTGTTCTCAGTTTTTGAGCATGATGTCGTGCAGTTGATTCGTCGGGGAGCAAGCGACGGTGACCTGAGAGCATTTCTGCAAAGAGTGGTGATGAAGAAAGAGGAGCGTCATCACATCGGCGAGCCAGACTTCGTTCCTGCCTCACGGACCATGGTGCACATCGGCGGGTAA
- a CDS encoding transglutaminase domain-containing protein yields the protein MFRRALWLASLLACATLAQAQNSRHFTFRYEFSVKSPDPGKPLRIWFPMAHSDEWQDVRVVSATGDLPLTKAREQKYGNWVYFASTNKADKPEYRFSVVYDVVRRERIGLTDAERAASEEKSSPGSTSGAMLREASLRDPKLAPYLNADKLVPTTGLPAEIAAKQVEGRSGDLQKTRALYDYVLATMRYDKTGTGWGRGDTLWACDSKRGNCTDFHSLFMSMARSQGIPARFEMGFSIPVGKTEGEITGYHCWSDFYLAGKGWIPVDISEAWKNKDKAEYFFGAHDDNRVAFSMGRDLVLNPPQAGDPRNYFVYPYVEDDAKQYENVSTHFSFVEVGQSGAKASGR from the coding sequence ATGTTCCGTCGAGCACTGTGGTTGGCCAGTCTGCTTGCCTGTGCGACCCTGGCGCAGGCACAAAATTCGCGTCACTTCACATTTCGCTACGAGTTCTCCGTAAAGTCGCCCGATCCCGGCAAGCCGCTCAGGATCTGGTTCCCTATGGCCCACTCCGATGAGTGGCAGGATGTGCGGGTGGTTTCTGCAACCGGTGATCTTCCGTTGACCAAGGCTCGTGAGCAGAAGTATGGCAACTGGGTGTACTTTGCTTCCACCAACAAAGCGGACAAGCCGGAATACAGATTCTCCGTCGTATACGACGTCGTGCGGCGCGAGCGCATAGGCCTGACGGATGCGGAGCGGGCCGCTTCGGAGGAGAAGTCAAGCCCAGGATCAACTTCCGGTGCAATGCTGCGGGAAGCATCGTTGCGCGACCCCAAGCTGGCGCCCTATTTGAATGCTGACAAGCTGGTGCCTACCACCGGGCTTCCCGCAGAGATTGCGGCTAAGCAGGTCGAAGGACGTAGCGGCGACCTTCAGAAGACGCGAGCGCTATACGACTACGTCCTGGCGACCATGCGCTACGACAAGACCGGCACCGGGTGGGGCCGCGGCGACACGCTGTGGGCTTGCGATTCCAAGCGTGGCAACTGCACCGACTTCCATTCTCTGTTCATGTCCATGGCGCGCTCGCAGGGGATTCCCGCGCGCTTCGAGATGGGCTTTAGTATCCCGGTTGGAAAAACCGAAGGCGAAATCACCGGCTATCACTGCTGGTCGGACTTCTATCTCGCGGGCAAAGGCTGGATTCCGGTCGATATATCCGAAGCTTGGAAGAACAAGGACAAAGCAGAATATTTTTTTGGCGCTCACGACGATAATCGGGTGGCGTTCAGCATGGGCCGCGACCTGGTGCTGAATCCGCCGCAGGCAGGCGATCCGCGAAATTACTTTGTTTATCCCTACGTCGAGGACGATGCCAAGCAATATGAGAACGTCTCGACCCACTTCTCGTTTGTTGAGGTAGGCCAAAGCGGAGCGAAGGCGAGCGGCAGGTGA